Proteins found in one Coffea eugenioides isolate CCC68of chromosome 5, Ceug_1.0, whole genome shotgun sequence genomic segment:
- the LOC113772302 gene encoding phosducin-like protein 3, translated as MADYHFVYKDLEGASTQWDDIQRKLGNLPPKPPAFKPPSFTPAEDPDSKPRDRAWVDDKTEEELEDLQDDLDDDRFLQEYRKKRLAEMREAAKIARFGSVMPISGSDFVREVSQAPADVWVVVVLYKDGHADCELLLQCLEELAQRYPATKFVKIISTDCIPNYPDQNIPTLLVYNNSAVKANYVGLRSFGRKCTPEGVALVLCQSDPVLNDGQGGGEQSKKDVLDGVRKRFIEKVVTAREDDDGSSSD; from the exons ATGGCAGATTACCATTTTGTTTACAAGGATCTGGAAGGTGCCTCGACGCAATGGGACGATATCCAGAGAAAATTAGGGAACCTTCCTCCCAAACCCCCTGCTTTCAAGCCCCCTTCTTTCACCCCAGCCGAAGACCCCGACTCAAAGCCGAGAGACAGGGCCTGGGTTGATGACAAGACCGAAGAAGAACTTGAAGACCTTCAAGATGATCTTGACGATGATCGCTTCCTCCAAGAATACAG GAAGAAGAGGTTGGCAGAGATGAGAGAAGCAGCCAAAATTGCGAGGTTTGGGTCAGTGATGCCGATTTCTGGATCTGATTTTGTGCGAGAAGTTTCACAAGCACCTGCAGATGTTTGGGTTGTTGTGGTTCTTTACAAGGACGG ACACGCTGATTGTGAGCTTCTTTTGCAATGTTTGGAAGAACTGGCTCAAAGATATCCGGCAACCAAGTTTGTGAAAATTATATCTACTGACTGCATTCCTAACTATCCTGATCAAAATATTCCAACTCTTTTGGTGTACAACAACAGTGCAGTCAAAGCAAACTATGTGGGTCTCCGTAGCTTTGGTCGGAAATGCACACCTGAAG GTGTTGCATTAGTTCTTTGTCAGTCGGATCCAGTTCTCAATGATGGTCAGGGTGGGGGTGAACAGTCTAAGAAAGATGTTCTTGATGGAGTCAGGAAGAGGTTTATAGAGAAGGTTGTGACAGCGCGCGAAGATGATGACGGATCTTCAAGTGATTAG